A genome region from Thermococcus gorgonarius includes the following:
- the rrp42 gene encoding exosome complex protein Rrp42 produces MSDVEIMAGIMRDRILSLLKDGKRLDGRGFEDYRNIEIQTGVIEKAEGSALVKLGDTMVLVGVKVDFGEPFPDLPERGVMTTNVELVPLASPTFEPGPPDERAIELARVVDRGIRESNAVDLDKLVIVPGKLVYVLFIDVHVLDHDGNLIDATGLAAMAALMTTRIPKVQYNEETGELIKLDEFEPLPINHVPIPVTFAKIGSSIVVDPNLDEETVMDSRLTITTDETGHISAVQKGEGGAFKLEEVMYAVDTALKKASEIREILLNVTGFELPQA; encoded by the coding sequence ATGAGTGACGTTGAAATAATGGCCGGCATCATGCGCGACAGGATACTCAGTCTGCTCAAAGACGGAAAAAGACTCGATGGCAGGGGTTTTGAAGACTACCGGAACATAGAGATCCAGACCGGTGTCATTGAAAAGGCAGAGGGCTCTGCATTAGTTAAGCTTGGAGACACAATGGTGCTCGTTGGCGTTAAGGTCGACTTTGGGGAGCCCTTCCCGGATCTGCCCGAGAGGGGAGTAATGACGACTAACGTAGAGCTTGTTCCACTCGCTTCACCGACCTTTGAGCCGGGCCCTCCAGATGAGAGGGCAATCGAGCTGGCCCGCGTTGTGGACAGGGGAATAAGGGAGAGCAACGCCGTTGACCTCGACAAGCTGGTTATAGTGCCTGGAAAGCTCGTTTACGTCCTCTTCATCGATGTTCACGTCCTCGACCACGACGGAAACTTAATCGACGCAACAGGATTGGCGGCGATGGCTGCCCTAATGACCACCAGAATTCCCAAGGTTCAGTATAACGAGGAAACAGGAGAGCTGATAAAGCTGGACGAGTTTGAGCCTCTGCCGATTAATCACGTCCCAATTCCCGTGACCTTCGCCAAGATCGGCTCTTCAATAGTTGTTGATCCCAACCTGGACGAGGAGACCGTCATGGACAGCAGGCTGACTATAACGACTGACGAGACCGGTCACATCTCCGCCGTTCAGAAGGGAGAAGGCGGTGCCTTTAAGCTTGAAGAGGTCATGTACGCTGTTGATACCGCCCTCAAGAAGGCCTCAGAAATTCGTGAAATCCTGCTCAATGTCACGGGGTTCGAGCTCCCCCAGGCGTGA
- a CDS encoding cell division protein SepF, translating into MGLFDGILKKEKDKPKRTVPVKEVSSSAKKKEGSSQVHREVDVIPLEEDVLAREIVKPQVRYVKKVVVTSYSDLEKISEELQNGNLVLVDLSPLEVKPDILEKVAEQVKGMTTALGGQLAKICKNEIRLLLVPEDIRFVK; encoded by the coding sequence ATGGGCCTGTTTGACGGCATTTTAAAGAAGGAGAAGGATAAACCCAAGAGAACAGTTCCAGTTAAGGAGGTTTCCTCCTCGGCCAAGAAAAAGGAAGGATCCTCTCAGGTGCACCGGGAAGTAGACGTTATCCCCCTTGAGGAGGACGTCCTCGCCAGGGAGATCGTAAAGCCTCAGGTTAGGTACGTCAAGAAGGTTGTCGTAACCAGTTACTCTGACCTTGAAAAGATATCTGAGGAACTTCAGAACGGTAACCTCGTCCTTGTGGATCTAAGCCCCCTTGAGGTGAAGCCGGATATCCTGGAAAAGGTGGCCGAGCAGGTCAAGGGAATGACAACGGCTCTCGGTGGCCAGCTGGCAAAGATCTGCAAGAATGAAATAAGACTCTTACTAGTCCCGGAGGATATAAGATTCGTTAAGTGA
- a CDS encoding ZPR1 zinc finger domain-containing protein, which translates to MSEKSEKKEKVEFHEEVGEVQVIRLGDCPVCGGKGTLKAIQHIHEIPYFGKVMESTIICEKCGYRNADVMILEDRPPKLYTVRVENDRDLFTRVVRSKSGTIELDEIGVKIEPGPAAEGFITNVEGVLERVRETLLMAREFRLQEGDEEAVKKADEILEYIQDVKDGKKPLTVKVMDPLGNSALIGEKVKSRLLTEDEIRKLSLGPYVLLPEQEEKTSENED; encoded by the coding sequence ATGAGTGAGAAGAGTGAGAAGAAGGAGAAGGTTGAATTTCACGAGGAAGTGGGCGAGGTTCAGGTTATAAGACTTGGCGATTGCCCAGTCTGCGGTGGAAAAGGCACGCTCAAGGCTATTCAGCACATCCACGAGATTCCCTACTTTGGAAAGGTCATGGAGAGCACTATAATCTGTGAAAAATGCGGCTACAGAAACGCCGACGTCATGATCCTCGAGGACAGACCGCCGAAGCTCTACACCGTCAGGGTCGAAAACGATAGGGATCTCTTCACGCGTGTTGTCAGGAGTAAAAGCGGAACCATTGAGCTCGATGAGATCGGGGTTAAGATAGAACCGGGTCCGGCTGCGGAAGGATTCATAACCAACGTTGAAGGCGTCCTTGAGCGGGTTAGAGAGACCCTCCTCATGGCCAGGGAATTCAGACTGCAGGAGGGAGACGAAGAAGCGGTTAAGAAGGCCGACGAGATACTGGAGTACATTCAGGACGTCAAAGACGGGAAAAAACCGCTAACAGTCAAAGTAATGGACCCCCTCGGAAACAGCGCTTTGATCGGCGAAAAGGTCAAGAGCCGGCTCCTCACGGAGGATGAGATACGCAAGCTCAGCCTTGGGCCTTACGTCCTCCTTCCTGAGCAAGAAGAGAAGACTTCGGAGAATGAGGATTAG
- a CDS encoding ASCH domain-containing protein: MEHVIALHQVYAELIFRGLKTVEIRKSRAFQEGDLVFLYVARGNPYELRDTLRRLGLHEEQTLTQRGTIAGGFEVGEVIKADLDTLWEITKETSGLTLVHGENGKKWLGEYIREYGYAFTIERPFLFKEPMSREEMKERYGIHVEGIIHLSRKTRKPWVKALIEDLLTRETIHL, from the coding sequence ATGGAGCACGTCATAGCGCTCCACCAGGTCTATGCTGAACTGATATTCCGGGGCCTCAAGACCGTTGAGATAAGGAAGAGCCGTGCTTTTCAGGAAGGAGACCTGGTTTTCCTCTACGTCGCGAGGGGCAACCCCTACGAGCTTCGCGATACCCTCAGAAGGCTCGGCCTCCACGAGGAGCAGACCCTGACCCAGAGGGGAACGATAGCTGGCGGCTTCGAGGTAGGAGAGGTTATCAAAGCCGACTTAGATACACTGTGGGAGATAACGAAGGAGACAAGCGGTCTGACACTGGTCCACGGCGAGAACGGGAAGAAGTGGCTTGGGGAATACATACGAGAATACGGCTACGCCTTTACCATAGAGAGACCCTTCCTCTTTAAGGAACCCATGAGCAGAGAAGAAATGAAGGAGCGGTACGGTATCCACGTGGAGGGAATAATACACCTATCGAGAAAAACCAGAAAGCCCTGGGTAAAGGCCCTGATAGAGGACCTCCTGACCCGGGAGACAATCCACCTCTAA
- a CDS encoding homoserine dehydrogenase encodes MDVKVQLFGFGNVGKAVARVLVEKKKFFREKYGLDFKVVSISDTSGTLWLPEGVDLREALLVKETFGKLSSWTNDYEVYNFTLEEAVKEIDADIVIDVTNDKNAHGWHLTALREGKAVVTSNKPPLAFHYAELIGEAERRNVPYLFEATVMAGTPIIGLLRENLLGDTVERIEAVLNATTTFILSRMEMGLHFEEALRQAQSLGIAERDPSGDILGIDAGYKATILHCVAFGPKTFDEARVKGIAEITLGEVQRARKKGKTIRLVATIERGSITVEPKEVPLDSPLAVESHENAAVIWTDLLGELVIKGAGAGLKETASGVVSDIVKAALTITGG; translated from the coding sequence ATGGATGTGAAAGTTCAGCTCTTTGGTTTTGGGAACGTCGGAAAAGCTGTTGCAAGGGTTCTCGTTGAGAAGAAAAAGTTCTTCCGGGAAAAGTATGGACTGGACTTTAAAGTAGTCAGCATATCGGACACGAGCGGAACGCTCTGGCTTCCTGAGGGAGTTGATCTCAGGGAGGCCCTCCTGGTAAAGGAGACCTTTGGAAAGCTTTCTTCCTGGACGAACGACTACGAGGTCTACAATTTCACTCTCGAGGAAGCGGTGAAGGAAATTGACGCTGATATCGTTATCGACGTGACCAACGACAAGAATGCCCACGGGTGGCACCTCACCGCGCTCAGAGAAGGGAAGGCCGTCGTAACCAGCAACAAGCCGCCGTTGGCATTTCACTATGCGGAACTTATTGGTGAGGCGGAGAGGAGAAACGTTCCCTACCTCTTCGAGGCGACGGTGATGGCCGGGACGCCGATCATCGGCCTTCTCCGCGAGAACCTCCTCGGGGACACCGTCGAGAGGATAGAAGCGGTTCTGAACGCGACGACAACATTCATCCTAAGCAGGATGGAGATGGGGCTCCACTTCGAGGAGGCACTGAGGCAGGCCCAATCCCTTGGAATAGCCGAGAGGGATCCAAGCGGGGACATACTCGGCATAGACGCTGGATATAAAGCTACAATTCTGCACTGCGTCGCGTTTGGACCGAAAACCTTCGACGAAGCGAGGGTAAAGGGCATAGCCGAGATAACGCTTGGAGAAGTCCAGAGAGCCAGGAAGAAAGGAAAAACAATAAGACTGGTAGCAACTATCGAGAGGGGAAGCATAACCGTTGAGCCGAAGGAGGTGCCGCTGGATAGTCCGCTGGCAGTGGAAAGCCACGAGAACGCGGCGGTGATATGGACTGACCTCCTCGGGGAGCTGGTGATAAAGGGAGCGGGTGCGGGGTTGAAAGAAACCGCCAGCGGGGTCGTGAGCGATATCGTGAAGGCTGCTCTCACCATCACGGGAGGGTGA
- a CDS encoding CBS domain-containing protein, with translation MKVKTLMTKDPVVIQLPATREYAIGLFRKHNVRSFPVVGKDGKLVGIVSIKRVLLHPDEDQLAMLIRREVPTVKATDDLKKAVRKMLEMDYRRVVVVDDEDRPVGILTVGDIVRRYLAKNEKLKEVTIEPYYQRNVGVVWRGTPLKAALKALLLSNSMAIPVIDDDGNLIGMVDETDILKDSEVIRIMKSTELAASSEEDWILESHPTLLFEKAELQLPKKPVEEIMNPNVVVATPHMSVYDVAQKMVKYEIEQLPVIRGQDELVGIVRDMDLIKVILNK, from the coding sequence ATGAAAGTCAAGACACTGATGACAAAGGACCCGGTCGTCATCCAGCTCCCGGCGACGAGGGAATACGCCATTGGGCTCTTCAGAAAGCACAACGTCCGTTCCTTCCCCGTTGTCGGAAAGGACGGCAAGCTAGTGGGAATAGTGAGCATAAAGAGAGTCCTTCTTCACCCTGACGAGGACCAGCTGGCAATGCTGATAAGGAGAGAAGTGCCAACAGTTAAGGCCACAGACGACCTCAAAAAAGCCGTCAGGAAGATGCTTGAGATGGACTACCGCAGGGTAGTCGTTGTGGATGACGAGGACAGGCCAGTAGGAATACTAACGGTCGGCGACATAGTGAGGCGCTATCTGGCGAAAAACGAAAAACTCAAGGAGGTTACCATAGAGCCGTACTACCAGAGAAACGTGGGCGTTGTGTGGAGGGGGACACCGCTAAAAGCCGCTCTCAAGGCACTTCTACTCTCCAACTCCATGGCAATACCAGTTATAGACGACGACGGGAATTTGATAGGGATGGTTGATGAGACGGACATCCTCAAGGACAGTGAAGTTATCAGGATAATGAAGAGCACTGAGCTAGCCGCCTCCAGTGAAGAAGACTGGATTCTTGAAAGCCATCCAACGCTCCTCTTTGAGAAAGCTGAACTTCAGCTTCCCAAGAAGCCGGTTGAGGAGATAATGAACCCGAACGTTGTCGTTGCCACACCCCACATGAGCGTCTACGACGTCGCTCAGAAGATGGTGAAGTACGAGATAGAACAGCTTCCCGTCATTAGAGGCCAAGACGAGCTCGTCGGCATCGTCAGGGACATGGACCTCATAAAGGTCATCCTCAACAAGTGA
- a CDS encoding sodium ion-translocating decarboxylase subunit beta: protein MATFIDFLNTLGLLHLTVGNVIMILVGLTLVYLAIRYEMEPLLLLPIGITAVLVNLPLSGIANWPVAVNLPENVSDSIFKTIAYMSDHYGEPGLFDLIYYLLVKTEVVPLLIFFGLGAMTDFGPMIADPKTALLGAAAQIGVFVAMLTALALGFNLHQAASIGIIGGADGPTTIYLTTKLAPEILAATAVAAYSYMSLVPLIQPPIIKALTTPEERKIRMEQLRPVSKREKILFPVITMIVIGLLVPSAAPLIGMLMIGNLFRESGVVERLSKAAQEELMNIVTIFLGLGVGSTMRAESFLTAQTLMILGLGVVAFASATAGGVLFGKLMMKISGGRINPMIGAAGVSAVPMSARVVQRIASEEDPGNFILMHAMGPNVAGVIGTAVVAGVFLALLG from the coding sequence ATGGCAACGTTCATAGACTTCCTCAACACCCTTGGACTCCTCCACCTCACAGTGGGGAACGTCATAATGATCCTCGTCGGCTTAACGCTGGTCTACCTAGCTATAAGGTACGAGATGGAGCCCCTGCTCCTCCTGCCGATAGGCATAACAGCGGTGCTGGTAAACCTCCCTCTAAGCGGTATAGCAAACTGGCCTGTGGCAGTGAATCTGCCGGAGAACGTGAGCGACAGCATTTTCAAGACAATCGCATACATGAGCGATCACTATGGGGAGCCTGGACTCTTCGACCTTATCTACTACCTCCTCGTCAAGACCGAGGTCGTCCCGCTCCTGATATTCTTCGGTCTCGGAGCAATGACGGACTTCGGACCGATGATAGCTGATCCAAAGACGGCTTTACTCGGAGCGGCGGCCCAGATCGGTGTTTTCGTTGCCATGCTCACGGCTCTGGCTTTGGGCTTTAACCTCCACCAAGCGGCGAGCATAGGTATCATCGGCGGTGCTGACGGGCCAACAACCATCTACCTGACGACGAAGCTCGCACCCGAGATACTCGCTGCGACAGCGGTTGCTGCTTATTCCTACATGAGCCTGGTTCCGCTGATACAGCCCCCTATCATAAAGGCACTGACGACACCCGAGGAGAGGAAGATAAGGATGGAGCAGCTCAGGCCGGTCTCAAAGCGCGAGAAGATACTCTTCCCCGTGATCACCATGATCGTCATAGGCCTTCTTGTTCCGAGCGCGGCACCGCTTATAGGAATGCTCATGATAGGCAACCTGTTCAGGGAGAGCGGTGTCGTCGAGCGCTTAAGTAAAGCTGCTCAGGAAGAGCTCATGAACATCGTCACAATCTTCCTCGGCCTCGGCGTTGGTTCAACGATGAGGGCTGAAAGCTTCCTCACGGCACAGACCCTCATGATACTTGGACTGGGTGTCGTGGCCTTTGCCAGCGCTACCGCGGGTGGAGTGCTCTTCGGAAAGCTCATGATGAAGATCAGCGGTGGCAGAATAAACCCGATGATAGGCGCGGCCGGAGTTTCAGCAGTTCCAATGAGCGCAAGGGTTGTTCAGAGGATAGCAAGCGAAGAAGACCCCGGCAACTTCATCCTCATGCATGCTATGGGCCCAAACGTCGCCGGCGTTATAGGAACCGCGGTTGTTGCGGGTGTCTTCCTCGCCCTCTTGGGCTGA
- a CDS encoding acetyl-CoA carboxylase biotin carboxyl carrier protein subunit, translated as MAKVKVIVDGVEYEVEVEELPGGKFKVSFEDKSYEVEAKGLGIDVGALSAPAQVSTPAPAPAPAPAPVAPAAPAAPTPAPAGEGVVTAPMPGKILRILVKEGEQVKMGQGLLILEAMKMENEIPAPKDGVVKKILVKEGDTVNTGDPLMEIG; from the coding sequence ATGGCGAAGGTCAAGGTCATCGTTGATGGTGTTGAGTACGAAGTCGAGGTTGAGGAGCTCCCAGGAGGGAAATTCAAGGTAAGCTTTGAGGACAAGAGCTACGAGGTCGAGGCCAAGGGGCTCGGAATAGACGTTGGAGCCCTAAGCGCTCCGGCTCAGGTTTCGACGCCAGCACCAGCGCCCGCTCCGGCTCCGGCACCAGTTGCTCCTGCCGCACCAGCGGCACCGACTCCAGCTCCGGCTGGCGAGGGCGTCGTCACGGCTCCAATGCCGGGCAAGATTCTCAGAATACTCGTCAAAGAGGGGGAGCAAGTAAAGATGGGCCAAGGACTGCTCATTCTCGAGGCTATGAAGATGGAGAATGAGATTCCAGCGCCGAAAGACGGGGTAGTCAAGAAGATCCTCGTCAAGGAAGGCGACACCGTGAACACGGGCGACCCACTAATGGAAATAGGGTGA
- a CDS encoding OadG family protein, which translates to MDVTQVIEGGWITVIGVTVVFTILGILALVLYFVGWLERRLVEREKPAAQPTATPSPAAEVKEEKPSIPPRDLAVITAAILAYTAEKASQLRPLPFRRKVSDSWRLYGLQTQMEDVEDFNYEIGKW; encoded by the coding sequence ATGGACGTAACACAGGTCATCGAAGGCGGCTGGATAACAGTAATAGGCGTTACGGTCGTTTTTACTATCCTTGGAATACTGGCCCTAGTTCTTTACTTCGTGGGATGGCTTGAGAGGAGGCTCGTCGAGAGGGAAAAACCGGCTGCACAGCCTACAGCTACTCCTTCACCGGCCGCAGAGGTGAAAGAGGAGAAGCCATCTATACCGCCGAGGGATCTTGCCGTTATTACGGCCGCGATTTTGGCCTATACCGCAGAAAAGGCCAGCCAGCTCAGACCCCTGCCCTTCAGGAGGAAGGTTTCCGATTCCTGGCGCCTCTACGGCCTTCAGACTCAGATGGAAGATGTTGAGGACTTCAACTACGAGATTGGGAAGTGGTGA
- a CDS encoding carboxyl transferase domain-containing protein, which translates to MSMEEKLNELYERKKKILEMGGEQAVEKQHAKGKLTARERIEKLLDPGSFVEIGMFVKHRGTEFGLDKKELPADGVITGYGTIDGRLVFVYAQDFTVMGGSLGEMHAAKIKRIMELALEAGAPVIGLNDSGGARIQEGVDSLKGYGEIFKMNTLLSGVVPQITAIMGPCAGGAVYSPAIGDFILMVDNPASFMFITGPQVVKAVTGVEVTPIQLGGAMVHAQRSGQAHLIGKSDEEVLALIRRLLSYLPSNNMEKPPRVKTNDLPFRKTEGLYSIVPDDPNKGYDVRQVIYEIVDRDENGNPDFLEILPYFAPNAVVGFGRMNGQTVGIVANNPIHLAGVLDIDSSDKIARFVRTCDAFNIPIVTLVDVPGYLPGTDQEYRGIIRHGAKVLYAYAEATVPMVTVILRKAYGGAYLAMGSKHLGADFVFAWPTAEIAVMGPEGAANIIFRKEIAAAENPEEVRQQKIKEYRDKFANPYVAAARGYIDDVIDPAETRAKIIMSLEALESKRVKLPPKKHGNIPL; encoded by the coding sequence ATGAGCATGGAGGAAAAGCTCAATGAGCTGTACGAAAGGAAAAAGAAAATTCTTGAAATGGGCGGCGAACAGGCCGTTGAGAAGCAGCATGCCAAGGGCAAACTTACCGCCCGCGAAAGGATTGAAAAGCTCCTTGACCCAGGGAGCTTCGTGGAAATCGGAATGTTTGTTAAACACCGTGGGACCGAGTTCGGTCTCGACAAGAAGGAGCTTCCAGCCGATGGCGTCATAACAGGCTACGGAACCATTGACGGAAGGCTCGTCTTCGTCTACGCCCAGGACTTTACAGTCATGGGCGGTTCTCTCGGCGAGATGCACGCGGCGAAGATAAAGCGCATTATGGAGCTGGCCCTCGAAGCTGGAGCACCGGTCATAGGCCTCAACGACTCAGGTGGGGCAAGGATTCAGGAGGGTGTTGATTCGCTCAAGGGTTACGGCGAGATATTCAAGATGAACACCCTTCTGAGCGGTGTGGTTCCGCAGATCACGGCTATTATGGGTCCCTGTGCCGGCGGAGCTGTTTACAGCCCGGCCATAGGTGACTTCATTCTGATGGTTGACAACCCGGCCAGCTTCATGTTCATCACCGGCCCGCAGGTCGTTAAGGCAGTTACCGGCGTCGAGGTTACGCCGATACAGCTCGGTGGGGCAATGGTCCACGCCCAGCGCTCCGGTCAGGCCCATCTGATAGGAAAAAGCGACGAGGAGGTTCTGGCCCTTATAAGGAGGCTCCTGAGCTACCTGCCGTCAAACAACATGGAGAAGCCGCCGAGGGTTAAGACCAACGACCTGCCCTTCAGAAAGACCGAGGGTCTCTACAGCATCGTCCCGGACGACCCGAACAAGGGCTACGACGTGAGGCAGGTAATCTACGAGATAGTCGACCGCGACGAGAACGGCAACCCGGACTTCCTTGAGATTCTCCCGTACTTCGCCCCGAACGCGGTAGTGGGCTTTGGAAGGATGAACGGACAGACAGTTGGTATAGTCGCCAACAACCCAATACACCTGGCTGGAGTTCTTGACATAGACAGCTCGGACAAGATAGCGAGGTTTGTAAGAACCTGCGACGCCTTCAACATCCCAATAGTTACGCTTGTCGACGTCCCCGGCTACCTCCCAGGAACCGACCAAGAATATAGGGGAATCATAAGGCACGGTGCAAAAGTTCTCTACGCCTACGCTGAAGCGACCGTCCCGATGGTTACCGTCATCCTCAGGAAGGCCTACGGAGGAGCATACCTCGCGATGGGAAGCAAGCACCTCGGTGCCGACTTCGTGTTTGCATGGCCAACAGCTGAGATAGCGGTTATGGGGCCGGAGGGAGCGGCCAACATCATATTCAGGAAGGAGATCGCAGCTGCAGAGAACCCGGAGGAGGTTCGCCAGCAGAAGATCAAGGAGTACCGCGACAAGTTCGCCAACCCGTACGTTGCTGCAGCAAGGGGCTACATCGACGACGTCATCGATCCAGCTGAGACAAGAGCGAAGATAATCATGTCGCTCGAGGCCCTGGAGAGCAAGCGCGTCAAGCTCCCGCCGAAGAAGCACGGCAACATACCGCTGTGA
- a CDS encoding translation initiation factor IF-2 subunit beta, with protein MSEKKIDFYDFEGLLDKAYDELPENVKHHTSRFEVPPAQVTIAGNRTIIENFVDIAEAMNRDPNHLLKFILREVATAGTLEGRRAILQGRFTPYLIANKMKKYLKEFVICPVCGSPDTKIIKKGRFHFLKCEACGAETPIQHL; from the coding sequence ATGAGCGAGAAGAAGATTGACTTTTACGATTTCGAAGGCCTGCTTGACAAAGCTTACGATGAACTCCCTGAGAACGTCAAGCATCACACTTCCCGTTTCGAGGTTCCTCCTGCGCAGGTTACCATAGCAGGAAACAGGACGATAATCGAGAACTTCGTGGACATAGCCGAGGCAATGAACCGCGATCCGAACCATCTCCTCAAGTTCATATTGAGGGAAGTGGCAACTGCCGGAACACTCGAGGGGAGAAGGGCAATCCTTCAGGGACGCTTCACGCCCTACCTCATAGCCAACAAGATGAAGAAGTACCTCAAGGAGTTCGTTATCTGCCCGGTCTGTGGCTCACCGGACACGAAGATAATCAAGAAGGGACGCTTCCACTTCCTCAAGTGCGAGGCCTGCGGTGCGGAAACGCCAATACAACACCTGTGA